GGCCCACAGGTCGTCGGCCGCGGCCTTCCGCATGAAGGTGACCTGGATGTTGGCGTGCGGGTCGCGCGACTTGAAGCTGTCGAGCCGCACGAACCCCGGCGGCGGCGCGTGGAGGAGCGAGGGCGCCGACACGAACCGCGCCGACCGGCAGACGAGCGTGTGCAGCTCGGGCTCGACCTCGGCGAAGCAGCGGTCTTGCCGCAGCACGGTGGGGGCGCGCACGAAGCGCGCGAGCCGCTCGGTGGAGGGGTGCGTGGCCTTCGCGACGAGGTTCAGCAGGCACGCCTGCCTGAGCGGCCCGAGCGCTTCGTACAGCTCGGCGCCCTGCCTGCCCACGAGGTCGGCGTCCTCACTGGCGAGCGCCACCATGGCCGCCTGCTCGAGGCCGCGCCGGAACGCGGCCGGCAGCTCCGCATAGCGGGGCGGGACGATGGCGGCGACCTTGCGGGGGTTGACCATGAGCCTGACGTGCGCCTCGCTCGGCAGGTTGCGCTCGGTCGCGTCGATGCGCTGGAAGAACGCGTAGGGTTTGTAGCCTGTGGCGAGCACGCGCACGGTGTAGAGCGTGCCGAGGCCCGCGTGACAGGGGATGTCGGACACGGTGAAGATCTCGTGCCCGGCGAGGTCGAAGGTGGCCCGCACGCGCGCGCCGCCCTGCGCGCTCTCGTGCGGGTCGAGCGTGATGCGGAGGCGGCCCGCGACGGGACGCTGCCGCAGGTCGGTGATGCGGAAGGTGAGCGAGCCGGCAGCCATGGGGACCTCCGGGACGGACAGCCAACGCCAGCGTGAACGGGGCGAGGTCCTGATTCTACACCCTCGACCCGGCACCGGCCGACGACCTCGCTCCGGCTACATCACCCCGGTCGGCGCGACGCCGTAGTACCGCTCGACCAGCGTGTGGATCGTGACGAGCGAGACGAGAATAGCGTACAGGCAGATGGCCGCCCTGAAGTAGATGCCGGCGACCTGGCCTGGCCCGAGCTTCTCGCTCGGCAGACCGAGCCGTCCGTTGTGGAGCACGAGCAGGAAAAGGGGCAGCAGGGGAATGAAGTATCGGCCCTGAATGCCGACCAGCGTCCCCGCCCCCACCGGGTTGTTCGACAGGTAGAGCAACGTGCTGACCAGCAGCATGTTCGCGCACAGGACCGCGAGCGCGACCCCGCGTTGTGTCCACGTCACTCGAATGCCGGCACGCGCATCGAGGACCGCCGTGAGAACGAGCAGCACCTGGTGACTCCGGATGAGCGCCAGAGGCAGCTCGGTGTCGACCCAGCCCAGGTACCGGCCGGTCATCTG
This window of the Acidobacteriota bacterium genome carries:
- a CDS encoding DUF2142 domain-containing protein, whose amino-acid sequence is QMTGRYLGWVDTELPLALIRSHQVLLVLTAVLDARAGIRVTWTQRGVALAVLCANMLLVSTLLYLSNNPVGAGTLVGIQGRYFIPLLPLFLLVLHNGRLGLPSEKLGPGQVAGIYFRAAICLYAILVSLVTIHTLVERYYGVAPTGVM